In Anaerolineales bacterium, the following proteins share a genomic window:
- a CDS encoding tetratricopeptide repeat protein, translated as MQRKNKFIWLLTLIVTIACQIFPSQNASPTQTPTITPGGPTLTPSPTVTPTPFPTPVPVVRIESGDEALFFGNFDSAREQYLAAFNDSNDKSLRAAALWGLARTELADGKYQLALDHLNALVNEYPDSTYAARAPFLMGQAFTKLNQPQQAADAYAAYSTRIPGVLDAYVQEYRGDALVMVKDYTNAINAYTAALNASRLDDGLTLRIKIAQARADFGDYAGALTAYDEIFASTTNDYIRAQMDYLAGKAHKALGQANEANTRYLHTVENYPLSYFSYLALIELVDANIPVDELDRGLVDYFAAQYDVALAAFDRSIAATQASDGTAEYYRALTLRELQRTDEAIAALDNFIKTFPSHPRWTDAWEAKATLEWVAKGDYRAGAKTLTDFVAATPTSASAPEFLFVAARITERDNRLEEAAQLWERVANDYPGSENVPLALFLAGISRYRLSDYQGALTAFQRDLLLSGNPEDQARAYLWIGKAQTALGDNLGAQESWQQGQAIDSTNYYSIRSRDMLLGNVPFQSPSTTDLDIDLAQERKDAEAWMRLTFNLPADTDLTNPGSLAQDPRFVRGTELWELGMMDEARLEFESLRESVSANPVDGFRLTNHLLDIGLYRSAIFAVRQVLTLAGLESQSAALTAPPYFNHVRYGLYYHDLVIEQAQTFGLDPLFMFSVIRQESLFEGFVRSTAGAHGLMQIIAPTGAQIAGELGWPLNYKEEDLYRPLVSVRFGAYYMDKNRDQLGGNLYPALAAYNGGPGNAIVWNQLAGNDPDLFLEVVRFEETRNYIRFIYEIFNTYKNLYGPPQ; from the coding sequence ATGCAGAGAAAAAACAAATTCATCTGGCTTCTCACGCTGATCGTCACCATCGCCTGCCAGATCTTCCCCTCGCAGAACGCCAGCCCAACGCAGACCCCAACCATCACGCCCGGCGGACCGACGCTGACGCCGAGTCCCACCGTGACGCCGACGCCCTTCCCCACGCCGGTTCCCGTCGTACGGATCGAATCAGGCGACGAGGCATTGTTCTTCGGCAATTTCGATTCGGCGCGCGAACAATATCTCGCGGCGTTCAATGACTCGAACGATAAATCGCTAAGAGCCGCCGCGTTATGGGGCTTGGCGCGCACCGAACTCGCCGATGGAAAATATCAACTCGCGCTCGATCACTTGAACGCCCTCGTCAACGAATATCCCGATTCAACGTACGCGGCGCGCGCGCCCTTCCTGATGGGACAAGCCTTCACGAAACTGAACCAGCCGCAACAGGCGGCAGACGCGTACGCCGCCTACTCGACGCGCATCCCCGGCGTGTTGGATGCGTACGTGCAGGAATATCGCGGCGACGCGCTCGTCATGGTCAAGGATTACACCAACGCGATCAACGCCTACACCGCCGCGCTGAACGCTTCGCGCCTCGACGACGGGCTGACTCTCCGCATCAAAATTGCTCAAGCCCGCGCGGACTTCGGCGACTACGCCGGCGCGCTGACCGCCTACGATGAAATTTTCGCGTCCACAACGAACGATTACATCCGCGCCCAAATGGATTATCTTGCGGGCAAGGCACACAAAGCGCTTGGTCAGGCAAACGAAGCGAACACGCGCTACTTGCACACGGTGGAAAATTATCCGCTATCGTATTTTTCGTATCTCGCGCTGATCGAACTCGTGGACGCGAACATCCCCGTAGACGAACTCGACCGCGGACTGGTGGATTACTTCGCCGCGCAATACGATGTGGCGCTTGCCGCGTTCGACCGCTCCATTGCCGCGACCCAAGCCAGCGACGGAACCGCTGAGTACTATCGCGCGCTCACCCTGCGCGAATTGCAGCGCACAGACGAAGCGATCGCGGCGTTGGATAACTTCATCAAAACGTTTCCTTCCCATCCGCGCTGGACCGACGCGTGGGAGGCAAAAGCGACGCTCGAATGGGTCGCCAAGGGAGATTATCGGGCAGGCGCAAAAACGCTCACCGATTTCGTCGCGGCAACGCCCACTTCCGCCTCTGCCCCGGAGTTTTTGTTTGTGGCGGCGCGCATCACCGAACGCGATAACCGGCTTGAGGAAGCCGCACAACTTTGGGAACGTGTGGCGAACGATTATCCCGGCAGTGAAAATGTTCCGCTAGCGCTGTTTCTAGCGGGCATCTCGCGCTATCGCCTGAGCGATTATCAAGGCGCGTTGACTGCCTTCCAACGCGACCTGTTACTTTCGGGGAACCCTGAAGATCAAGCCCGCGCATATTTATGGATCGGCAAGGCGCAAACGGCTCTTGGCGACAACCTCGGCGCGCAAGAATCGTGGCAACAAGGACAGGCAATTGATTCGACAAACTACTACAGCATCCGCTCTCGCGACATGCTACTCGGAAACGTTCCGTTTCAATCGCCTTCCACAACAGACCTCGATATTGACCTCGCGCAGGAAAGAAAAGACGCGGAAGCGTGGATGCGTCTCACCTTCAATCTGCCCGCCGACACGGATTTGACGAATCCCGGTTCGCTCGCGCAAGATCCACGCTTTGTGCGCGGGACCGAACTCTGGGAACTCGGCATGATGGATGAAGCGCGGCTGGAATTCGAATCGCTCCGCGAATCGGTGAGCGCCAACCCAGTGGACGGTTTCCGTCTTACAAATCATCTGCTCGATATTGGCTTGTATCGCTCCGCCATTTTCGCGGTGCGACAAGTCCTCACGCTTGCCGGGCTAGAGAGTCAATCTGCGGCGTTAACTGCGCCGCCGTATTTCAATCACGTCCGTTACGGGCTGTATTATCACGACCTAGTTATCGAACAGGCGCAAACCTTCGGGCTAGACCCACTTTTCATGTTCAGCGTTATCCGCCAGGAAAGTTTGTTCGAAGGATTCGTCCGTTCGACGGCAGGCGCGCATGGCTTGATGCAGATCATCGCTCCCACCGGCGCGCAGATCGCGGGCGAACTCGGCTGGCCTCTCAACTACAAAGAAGAGGATTTGTACCGTCCATTGGTCAGCGTGCGATTCGGCGCGTATTACATGGACAAGAACCGCGATCAGTTAGGCGGAAATCTTTACCCCGCCCTCGCCGCCTACAACGGCGGACCTGGCAATGCCATTGTCTGGAATCAACTCGCGGGAAACGACCCCGATTTGTTCTTAGAAGTAGTGCGCTTCGAGGAAACGCGGAATTACATCCGCTTCATTTACGAAATTTTCAACACGTATAAGAATTTGTACGGTCCCCCACAATAA
- a CDS encoding DUF167 domain-containing protein has protein sequence MADRNIKLHDGKRGSALAVRVTPRASRNEIVEVLSDGTIKVRIAAPPADNEANKALVEYFSEILGVPKSRLDIVAGASGRDKLIAVMDMDVETAHSRIVAHLG, from the coding sequence ATGGCTGACCGAAATATCAAATTGCACGACGGAAAAAGAGGTTCGGCGCTGGCGGTGCGTGTGACCCCGCGCGCCAGCCGCAACGAGATCGTGGAGGTGCTGAGCGACGGCACGATCAAAGTCCGCATCGCCGCGCCGCCAGCGGATAACGAAGCGAACAAAGCGCTGGTCGAATATTTTTCAGAAATTCTCGGCGTGCCGAAATCGCGGCTGGATATTGTGGCGGGCGCCTCTGGACGCGATAAGTTGATCGCCGTGATGGACATGGACGTGGAAACCGCTCACTCCCGCATCGTGGCGCACTTAGGATAA
- a CDS encoding YggT family protein, which yields MDLLILIINALTQILVLLVIISAILSFVMDPYHPIRRGVDNIVEPMLAPIRRIMPTIGMFDFSPLVLILILQFGARFLIAILISMR from the coding sequence ATGGACCTCCTAATCCTCATCATTAATGCATTAACCCAAATCCTTGTTCTGCTTGTGATCATTTCCGCGATTCTCTCGTTTGTTATGGACCCGTATCATCCCATCCGCCGCGGGGTTGATAACATCGTAGAGCCGATGCTCGCGCCGATCCGGCGCATCATGCCCACGATCGGCATGTTTGATTTCAGCCCGCTGGTGCTGATCCTGATCCTTCAGTTTGGAGCGCGCTTTCTGATCGCTATCCTTATTTCGATGAGGTAA
- a CDS encoding YggS family pyridoxal phosphate-dependent enzyme, which translates to MPDIASSIREKYLHTLDQIATAARKSGRDADQIRLVVVTKSQPLEIVQAAIEAGARALGENYAEEGVTKIQSLASQTGVEWHMIGHVQSRKARLVAENFALLHSLDSLKLAQRLDRFAAESNRILPVLLEFNVGGEASKSGWDASDESAWDALLPDVSAILDLPHLRVQGLMTMPPLETDAEDTRRFFRRLRLLRERLATQLPGGDWRELSMGTSADFAVAVEEGATLVRVGTAIVGERRPTSEK; encoded by the coding sequence ATGCCTGACATCGCCTCCTCCATCCGCGAAAAATACCTCCACACCCTCGACCAGATCGCAACCGCCGCGCGCAAAAGCGGACGCGACGCGGATCAAATCCGCCTCGTGGTGGTCACCAAATCTCAGCCGCTCGAGATTGTGCAAGCCGCCATCGAAGCCGGAGCGCGCGCCCTCGGCGAAAATTATGCCGAGGAAGGTGTCACGAAAATTCAATCTCTCGCCTCGCAAACTGGTGTAGAATGGCACATGATCGGTCACGTGCAGAGCCGCAAAGCCCGCCTCGTGGCTGAAAATTTTGCACTTTTACACTCCCTCGATAGCCTCAAACTCGCGCAGAGGCTCGACCGTTTTGCCGCCGAGTCGAATCGCATTTTGCCTGTCCTGCTGGAATTCAACGTGGGCGGCGAGGCAAGCAAATCAGGCTGGGACGCGTCGGACGAATCAGCATGGGACGCGCTCCTGCCGGATGTTTCCGCGATATTGGATTTGCCTCACTTGCGCGTGCAAGGATTAATGACCATGCCTCCGTTGGAGACCGACGCGGAAGATACGCGTCGCTTCTTTCGCCGATTGCGGCTGTTACGCGAGCGGTTAGCGACTCAACTCCCCGGCGGCGATTGGCGCGAACTCTCCATGGGCACAAGCGCCGACTTCGCAGTGGCAGTGGAAGAGGGCGCGACCCTCGTCCGCGTGGGCACGGCTATCGTCGGCGAACGCAGACCAACGTCGGAGAAATGA
- the pgeF gene encoding peptidoglycan editing factor PgeF, translating to MSFIKKDGIRYFQFDSLTTRHAVFTRHGGVSPKPWGSLNVGGSVGDELERVRKNRQLSFHAAERAPESIFDVWQIHSADVVHARAPRPVHESLRQADVILTDQPKVSLFMRFADCTPIFAHDPRKGVVGVAHAGWRGTLHDVAGSMVNAMKKEYNSNPADIVACIGPSIGPDHYEIGADVILQVMQKFGDESDRVLNSINGKIHFDLWKTNKILLERAGVGQIEIAGLCTACHTEDWFSHRAEKGRTGRFGALIAL from the coding sequence ATGTCGTTCATCAAAAAAGACGGAATTCGCTATTTTCAATTCGATTCGCTGACGACGCGCCACGCGGTCTTTACGCGGCATGGCGGAGTCAGCCCGAAGCCGTGGGGCAGTTTGAATGTCGGTGGGAGCGTGGGCGATGAACTCGAACGGGTAAGGAAGAACCGGCAATTATCCTTCCATGCCGCCGAACGCGCCCCCGAATCCATCTTTGACGTGTGGCAGATCCACAGCGCGGACGTAGTCCACGCCCGCGCGCCGCGTCCCGTACACGAATCGCTTCGCCAAGCGGACGTGATTCTCACCGATCAGCCAAAAGTCAGCCTCTTCATGCGTTTTGCTGATTGCACGCCCATCTTTGCCCACGACCCGCGCAAGGGAGTGGTTGGGGTCGCGCACGCAGGCTGGAGAGGAACCCTTCACGATGTCGCCGGTTCGATGGTGAACGCCATGAAAAAAGAATACAACTCCAACCCTGCCGACATCGTCGCCTGCATCGGTCCCTCTATCGGACCCGACCACTATGAGATCGGCGCGGATGTGATCCTGCAAGTGATGCAAAAATTCGGCGACGAATCTGATCGCGTATTGAATTCGATCAACGGCAAAATCCACTTCGATCTGTGGAAGACGAATAAAATTTTGCTCGAACGCGCCGGCGTTGGGCAGATCGAAATCGCCGGTCTCTGCACTGCTTGCCATACCGAAGATTGGTTCTCGCACCGCGCCGAAAAGGGTCGCACCGGTCGCTTCGGCGCGCTGATCGCGTTGTGA
- a CDS encoding DUF2085 domain-containing protein, which produces MITVTLYFRKDDEHSDAAKANLQALKEKYPHRLVEVDVDSDPVLQKNFGDSAPVVEVGPYSLKHPFDKQKLSMTLGAASDRRGQLDRLGREDHHERVRRGQTVSASDRVMYWFSRHYLAFLNGFILLYFGLPMLAPVLMKIGAPIPARVIYTMYKPLCHQFGFRSFFLFGDQAYYPLAEAGMVGVETFEQATGITSLDDPTSMSRFDAREYIGNDTVGYKIALCERDMAIYSAIFLFGIIYSATGRRLKPLHWIAWILIGLGPIGLDGFSQLFSQMEWSWLVNILPYRESTPFMRVLTGGLFGFATAWFAYPNMEESMAETRQFFIKKFASIEQNKS; this is translated from the coding sequence ATGATCACTGTCACACTATACTTTCGCAAAGACGACGAACATAGCGACGCGGCGAAAGCCAACCTGCAAGCGCTCAAGGAAAAATATCCGCACCGTCTTGTTGAAGTGGACGTGGATTCGGATCCCGTCCTTCAAAAGAACTTCGGGGATTCGGCGCCGGTCGTCGAAGTCGGACCGTACAGTTTGAAACATCCCTTCGACAAGCAAAAACTCAGCATGACCCTCGGCGCCGCTTCAGACCGACGGGGACAACTGGATCGGCTTGGACGCGAAGACCACCACGAACGCGTTCGTCGCGGGCAGACCGTCAGCGCCAGCGACCGGGTCATGTATTGGTTCTCGCGTCATTATCTCGCCTTCCTGAACGGCTTCATTTTGTTGTATTTTGGTCTGCCCATGCTCGCGCCGGTTTTGATGAAAATCGGCGCGCCGATTCCCGCCCGCGTCATTTACACGATGTATAAGCCGTTGTGTCATCAGTTCGGGTTTCGATCCTTTTTCTTGTTTGGCGATCAGGCGTATTATCCGCTGGCGGAAGCGGGTATGGTCGGCGTTGAAACCTTCGAGCAGGCGACCGGCATCACGAGCCTCGACGATCCGACTAGCATGTCCCGCTTTGACGCGCGTGAATACATCGGAAACGATACGGTTGGATACAAGATCGCCTTGTGCGAACGCGACATGGCGATCTATAGCGCGATCTTTCTCTTCGGCATCATCTACTCCGCGACCGGACGCCGCCTCAAACCATTGCATTGGATCGCGTGGATCTTGATCGGGCTGGGTCCCATCGGCTTGGACGGTTTTTCCCAGCTCTTCAGCCAAATGGAATGGAGTTGGCTCGTCAACATCCTGCCGTATCGTGAAAGTACGCCGTTCATGCGCGTGCTCACGGGCGGGCTGTTCGGTTTCGCCACCGCGTGGTTCGCCTACCCCAACATGGAAGAATCCATGGCGGAGACGCGCCAGTTCTTCATCAAGAAATTCGCATCCATCGAGCAGAATAAATCATGA
- a CDS encoding cytochrome c biogenesis protein CcdA translates to MDFTQITIGLAFLAGLASFLSPCVFSLVPAYVGYLGGRAAGGETTESNRFVTFTHGLAFVLGFSVVFVTLGVATSAFGRLLYDLRFILSKVGGIIVIIFGLHMIGVFRIPFLEYDTRIQKAPDRKLGYLSSALMGVFFSAGWSPCVGPVLGTILTLVWNGGSISQGVSLLSAYSAGLGIPFLIAALGVGWVSLTLRKYGKVMRYVEIAMGVVLIVVGVMLFTGIFERIAAAGQFFWINFGL, encoded by the coding sequence ATGGATTTTACGCAGATCACCATCGGGCTTGCCTTTCTAGCGGGACTGGCTTCGTTCCTCTCGCCGTGCGTCTTTTCGCTCGTCCCAGCGTACGTCGGCTATTTGGGCGGGCGCGCCGCGGGCGGTGAAACAACCGAAAGCAATCGCTTTGTCACATTTACACATGGGCTGGCGTTCGTTCTCGGTTTTAGCGTTGTCTTCGTCACGCTTGGCGTCGCCACCTCCGCCTTCGGCAGGTTGCTGTACGACTTGCGTTTTATTCTTTCCAAAGTTGGCGGGATCATCGTTATCATCTTTGGCTTGCACATGATCGGCGTGTTCCGCATCCCGTTTCTCGAATACGACACTCGCATCCAGAAAGCGCCAGACCGGAAACTTGGCTATCTCTCTTCCGCGTTGATGGGCGTGTTCTTTTCAGCGGGCTGGTCTCCATGCGTAGGTCCGGTGCTAGGCACGATCCTCACATTAGTTTGGAACGGCGGTTCGATCTCACAGGGCGTTTCGTTGTTGAGCGCCTATTCCGCCGGGCTGGGCATCCCGTTTCTGATCGCCGCGTTGGGCGTAGGCTGGGTTTCGCTCACCTTGCGGAAATACGGCAAAGTCATGCGCTACGTGGAAATTGCCATGGGCGTTGTGCTAATCGTTGTCGGCGTTATGCTGTTCACAGGCATCTTCGAGCGTATCGCCGCGGCGGGACAATTCTTCTGGATTAATTTCGGTCTATAA
- a CDS encoding L,D-transpeptidase family protein, giving the protein MKQNISRRDFLKLAGASMGALAFMPRSGFNLDKLFGELSRPKRLPQFPTSEIIGRTVDPDIDLRSRPTNDPGVNSSIGKLPADTLVEWNREVIGNVVGGLNNQHYVETPQGYIYGSVLQPTRNLPNTPIAEMPAGQSGFWAEVTVPYVELAHEGSVASPWLRSNIEHNFPPRLYYGQVVWVDQIRTNNGFVEYRWNEEPVHGYGYGMGNGNEVFWADGAGLKILTENDVAPLSPDVSPDDKRIEVDLDFQTLSCFEGSAEVYFCRTSSGLKGIFDPTTGQADNKLATPAGNLLTHWKIVSLNMTAGSFQSGYSTPAVPWCTMVSGDGIAIHGAFWHNAFGEKRSHGCINVTPEDAKWIFRWTTPYVSLAQSEMRVSLPDHGTIVVTSEVTF; this is encoded by the coding sequence ATGAAACAAAATATTTCACGTCGTGATTTTCTAAAATTGGCTGGCGCGAGTATGGGCGCGCTGGCGTTCATGCCTCGCAGCGGATTCAACCTCGACAAACTTTTCGGTGAACTGTCCAGACCGAAACGCTTGCCGCAATTCCCCACCAGCGAGATCATCGGGCGGACGGTGGACCCGGATATTGATCTGCGAAGCCGCCCAACCAATGATCCGGGGGTAAATTCTTCCATTGGCAAACTGCCTGCAGACACTTTGGTCGAGTGGAATCGTGAAGTGATCGGCAATGTAGTTGGCGGGTTGAACAATCAACATTACGTCGAAACTCCGCAAGGATATATCTACGGCTCGGTGCTTCAACCCACGCGCAATCTTCCAAACACGCCAATCGCCGAGATGCCCGCCGGGCAATCTGGCTTTTGGGCGGAAGTGACCGTCCCGTATGTTGAACTCGCACACGAAGGCTCTGTCGCTTCGCCGTGGTTGCGAAGTAACATCGAACACAATTTCCCCCCGCGTTTGTACTACGGACAAGTCGTGTGGGTTGACCAGATCCGTACGAATAACGGGTTTGTGGAATATCGCTGGAATGAAGAGCCGGTGCATGGCTATGGCTATGGGATGGGCAACGGCAACGAAGTGTTTTGGGCGGATGGCGCCGGACTCAAAATATTGACCGAAAATGATGTCGCTCCGCTCAGCCCGGATGTCAGCCCGGACGACAAGCGCATTGAAGTTGACCTCGATTTTCAAACCTTATCGTGTTTTGAAGGAAGCGCCGAAGTTTATTTCTGCCGCACTTCCAGCGGATTAAAAGGCATCTTCGACCCAACAACCGGCCAAGCCGACAATAAACTTGCCACGCCGGCGGGTAACCTGCTAACGCATTGGAAGATCGTTTCATTGAACATGACGGCTGGCTCGTTTCAATCCGGTTACTCGACGCCAGCCGTACCGTGGTGCACGATGGTCAGCGGCGACGGGATCGCCATCCACGGCGCGTTCTGGCATAACGCCTTCGGCGAGAAACGCTCGCACGGATGTATCAACGTCACGCCGGAAGACGCCAAATGGATCTTCCGTTGGACGACGCCCTACGTCTCGCTGGCGCAAAGCGAAATGCGCGTATCGCTTCCCGATCATGGGACGATCGTCGTCACTTCTGAGGTGACGTTCTAG
- a CDS encoding patatin-like phospholipase family protein, with the protein MEKKIALALGGGGVKGVSHIGVLRRLEQHGFQIHAIAGTSIGAIVGVFYALGYKPDEIEKLFVEFKQTRLYGQLKGQEPSLLGLAGFTRRVNELIGNRTFADLKIPLIMTATWVEYGREVFLDQGSLVDALLASMALPGIFPMKYINRMGLVDGGMINPVPVEAVRTLAEPNMPIVAIPLTAPLGVPASMERIIFPKFVPRWLGEWVKRTRLVRAADVFFLTQDMMNRANTKHYLDISKPDLIIRPAVAHLNTLEKVDMRAVAKKGDEAIDAALPELNKLFEEKPVTQ; encoded by the coding sequence ATGGAAAAGAAGATCGCGCTCGCGCTTGGAGGGGGAGGCGTCAAGGGTGTTTCTCACATCGGGGTTTTGCGGCGGCTCGAACAGCACGGGTTTCAAATCCACGCCATCGCGGGGACGAGCATCGGCGCGATCGTGGGCGTCTTTTATGCGCTGGGTTACAAACCAGACGAGATCGAGAAACTTTTTGTCGAGTTCAAGCAAACCCGGCTTTACGGTCAACTGAAAGGGCAGGAACCTTCATTGCTGGGTCTTGCGGGCTTCACTCGGCGCGTCAATGAATTAATAGGGAATCGAACTTTCGCCGACCTCAAGATTCCGCTCATTATGACTGCTACGTGGGTCGAATATGGCAGGGAAGTTTTTCTCGATCAAGGCTCCCTCGTGGATGCCTTGCTCGCCTCAATGGCGCTCCCCGGCATATTCCCGATGAAATACATCAATCGCATGGGGCTGGTGGATGGCGGGATGATCAACCCGGTCCCGGTGGAGGCGGTTCGCACACTCGCTGAGCCGAATATGCCGATCGTTGCGATTCCCCTCACCGCGCCGCTCGGCGTTCCAGCCTCAATGGAGCGGATCATCTTCCCGAAATTTGTCCCGCGTTGGCTCGGCGAATGGGTCAAACGCACGCGGCTCGTGCGCGCGGCGGATGTTTTTTTTCTCACGCAGGATATGATGAACCGCGCCAACACAAAACATTATCTCGACATCTCCAAACCAGACCTGATCATCCGCCCGGCGGTGGCGCACCTGAACACGCTCGAAAAAGTGGACATGCGCGCCGTCGCAAAAAAAGGCGACGAAGCGATCGACGCGGCGCTGCCTGAGTTGAATAAATTGTTCGAGGAGAAACCGGTTACGCAATGA
- a CDS encoding patatin-like phospholipase family protein translates to MDITLALGGGGSKGNAHIGVLRRLEQEGFKIRAVAGTSFGGLVAAFYALGYTPDEIEEAFVSFDQSSWYGRLSRKEPSFVGFAGVAKWLEVHIGSRTFEDVKIPYTVTTVDLNSGNQINLKEGSLLDSILATIAIPGIFPAQRIGEWELVDGGTLDPVPVAPARALAPKLPVVAVSLNMPIGEPAQSWMIPGMDAVPHSIAKRLSQSRYAQAMDIVLRSVDIMMRAVAEYRLDIDQPDVIIRPQVADIETLARVDVSEVVKRGEAAVDEVLPELKQLFAWHNRAARSLKFWG, encoded by the coding sequence ATGGACATTACACTTGCGCTCGGAGGCGGCGGTTCGAAAGGCAACGCGCATATCGGCGTTCTGCGGCGTCTCGAACAAGAGGGCTTTAAGATCCGCGCGGTGGCTGGCACAAGTTTTGGAGGGCTAGTCGCCGCGTTTTACGCGTTGGGCTATACACCAGACGAGATCGAGGAGGCATTTGTCAGTTTCGATCAGTCGTCGTGGTATGGGCGTCTTTCACGAAAAGAACCGTCGTTTGTTGGGTTTGCAGGTGTGGCGAAATGGCTGGAAGTGCATATTGGGTCGAGAACCTTCGAGGATGTAAAAATCCCCTACACCGTCACTACAGTGGATTTGAATTCCGGCAACCAAATCAACCTCAAGGAAGGTTCGTTGCTCGATTCTATCCTCGCTACCATCGCCATTCCGGGAATTTTCCCCGCCCAACGCATCGGCGAATGGGAACTCGTGGATGGCGGCACATTAGATCCGGTGCCGGTCGCGCCGGCGCGCGCCCTTGCCCCGAAATTGCCGGTTGTGGCTGTGTCGCTCAACATGCCGATCGGTGAGCCTGCCCAATCATGGATGATTCCCGGCATGGATGCAGTTCCCCACTCCATCGCCAAACGATTGAGCCAGTCACGATATGCTCAGGCTATGGATATTGTCTTGCGGTCTGTGGATATTATGATGCGCGCGGTGGCGGAATATCGCCTTGATATTGATCAACCCGATGTGATCATCCGCCCGCAAGTCGCCGACATCGAAACTCTTGCAAGAGTGGACGTGAGTGAAGTGGTGAAACGGGGCGAAGCGGCTGTGGACGAAGTTCTGCCGGAATTAAAACAGCTCTTTGCATGGCACAACCGGGCGGCGCGTTCGCTGAAGTTTTGGGGTTGA
- a CDS encoding NBR1-Ig-like domain-containing protein, whose protein sequence is MNFARKSIIPIVLLGLLLAACGGQPATEEPAELDLEAILTSSVGTVAASFFETQTALVTPASPTSSPTVQPTDTAISLDSPTASATQGFVLPPVSAFSLTPSVTGTQFTPTVNASTLAFGCNNLLLLRDETIPAGTVMKPKETFTKTWKVENNGTCDWVYQYRLVFISGNQMDGEPAGLGKVIPPQKWTQISIGLTAPKQPGTYTATWRLGTQAGNVFGSTLTVSIVVANPTNTPLPPTNTAVPPTSTDTPSPTETPTETPDITNTPP, encoded by the coding sequence ATGAATTTTGCAAGAAAATCAATAATCCCGATCGTTCTTTTGGGCTTGCTGCTCGCGGCATGTGGCGGTCAACCTGCTACGGAAGAACCAGCCGAACTGGACCTGGAAGCGATTCTCACCTCCAGCGTGGGGACCGTAGCCGCGTCCTTTTTTGAGACGCAGACCGCGCTCGTCACGCCAGCCTCGCCGACCTCCTCTCCGACCGTTCAGCCGACGGATACCGCAATCTCGTTGGACTCGCCGACAGCCTCGGCTACGCAGGGATTTGTTCTTCCTCCGGTCTCCGCGTTTAGCCTCACTCCGTCTGTTACCGGAACGCAATTCACTCCAACGGTCAACGCGTCTACACTAGCGTTTGGGTGCAACAATCTCTTGTTGCTCCGCGACGAAACGATTCCCGCTGGGACAGTGATGAAACCGAAAGAAACGTTTACCAAAACATGGAAGGTGGAAAACAACGGGACGTGCGATTGGGTATATCAATATCGCCTTGTTTTCATTAGCGGCAATCAAATGGACGGCGAACCCGCCGGTTTGGGCAAAGTGATTCCTCCGCAAAAGTGGACGCAAATCTCCATCGGCTTGACCGCGCCGAAACAGCCCGGCACATACACCGCAACGTGGAGACTTGGGACGCAAGCCGGCAATGTTTTCGGCTCCACGTTGACCGTTTCGATCGTGGTCGCCAACCCGACGAACACCCCGCTTCCTCCGACCAATACGGCTGTCCCGCCCACTTCGACCGATACGCCATCCCCGACAGAAACTCCGACGGAAACTCCAGATATCACGAACACGCCTCCGTAA